Proteins found in one Coffea eugenioides isolate CCC68of chromosome 5, Ceug_1.0, whole genome shotgun sequence genomic segment:
- the LOC113770979 gene encoding agamous-like MADS-box protein AGL62 has product MALVKKTKGRQKIDLVKIQDEQSLQVTFSKRRAGLFKKACELCTLTGSQVGLVVFSPGEKAYTFGSPSIDFVIEMFESKSPKPVDTSTLLLEAHHKLGVRHLNNELTILENELEAKKKIGENLDQLRKVGQICHWWEAPINDLNLEQLENLHAALVELQKSVKSELKKPMYENANQNPNLKGINPYGIGLLGIDAKENVHGVLDLLQSKPPRTMTFPPIVATSKPNTGISIRDWPVASTAENRPTTSPTFNPNASEFGGSIVTPHPSQGFKNSYGGFPMFKI; this is encoded by the coding sequence ATGGCGCTCGTAAAAAAAACTAAAGGCCGCCAAAAGATCGATCTCGTCAAAATACAAGATGAACAAAGTCTGCAGGTAACGTTTTCAAAGCGTCGTGCTGGCCTTTTCAAAAAGGCTTGTGAACTTTGTACCCTGACTGGCTCGCAGGTTGGCTTAGTGGTTTTTTCCCCTGGAGAGAAAGCTTACACATTTGGCAGCCCTAGCATAGATTTTGTCATAGAAATGTTTGAATCCAAGAGTCCTAAACCAGTCGATACTTCAACCCTACTTTTGGAGGCTCATCACAAGCTTGGTGTCCGACATCTAAATAACGAACTCACCATTCTTGAAAATGAGCTGGAGGCTAAGAAGAAAATAGGGGAAAACCTTGACCAACTTAGGAAAGTTGGCCAAATTTGTCATTGGTGGGAAGCTCCCATCAATGACCTTAACTTGGAGCAACTTGAGAACTTGCATGCTGCCTTGGTTGAGCTCCAAAAGTCCGTTAAAAGTGAACTGAAAAAACCAATGTATGAGAATGCAAACCAAAATCCAAACCTCAAAGGCATAAATCCTTATGGAATAGGCCTGTTAGGCATTGATGCCAAGGAAAATGTGCATGGTGTTTTGGATCTTCTTCAGTCTAAACCCCCTAGAACGATGACATTTCCCCCAATTGTTGCTACCTCAAAGCCAAATACTGGCATTTCTATCCGTGATTGGCCTGTAGCTTCCACAGCAGAGAATCGCCCTACTACTTCGCCTACTTTTAATCCAAATGCATCAGAATTTGGTGGTTCAATTGTGACTCCTCACCCTTCTCAGGGATTTAAGAATAGCTATGGTGGTTTCCCAATGTTCAAAATCTAG